The Camelus bactrianus isolate YW-2024 breed Bactrian camel chromosome 12, ASM4877302v1, whole genome shotgun sequence genome includes a window with the following:
- the PPP6R2 gene encoding serine/threonine-protein phosphatase 6 regulatory subunit 2 isoform X2 has translation MPRYPNMACELLTCDVPQINDRLGGDEALLNLLYSFLDREPPLNPLLASFFSKTIGNLIARKTEQVIVFLKKKDKFISLVLKHIGTSALMDLLLRLVSCVEPAGLRQEVLHWLSEEQVIQRLVELVHPSQDEDWLVPACTHPQGGSSGGDPLWQKRAGWLRCHCGECERQSNASQTLCDIIRLGREQGSQLHEAPEPDPLLTALESQDCVEQLLKNMFDGDHTELCLVSGTQVLLALLETRRAGTEGLVDACSQGLDRPCTVSSGVLHGIEPRLKDFHQLLLSPPKKKAILTTIGVLEEPLGSARLHSARLVAALLHTNTPSINQELCRLNTMGLLLDLFFKYTWNNFLHLQVELCIAAILSHAAWKDRAEASGPEGRLEPPPLSGDPETPQPAASCPENTMVTHLFQKCCLVQRILEAWEANDHTQAAGGMRRGNMGHLTRIANAVVQNLERGPMQTPVSEVIQGLPEDCRGRWESFVEETLTEANRRNAVDLVSTHHLHPSSEDEDMEGVFPSELSLQQAFSEYQVQQMTATFVDQFGFSDEEFAEQDDSVNAPFDRIADISFSVDADEDSPGAALFEACCSDHIQPFDEEDDLWEDEEPHHAARVTRARFGGPRASESCSKDGLERGVQVGEGSLGADGDAVRAGTSWAVAPTEGPCAEGGSKGATWPVFDEPVNSVASVPGVAVDVGSSVWAVSAPSTSAPEEKGWAKFTDFQPFCCAESGPRCSSPVDMGPSDAQGSLNQGPERTLGPAVPSAWNVYVTRKAPLVASSSHEDEQKVAGALEAVGVGPGHEAPQLPVSVPRAGCATSTPPDPAPPAPAEVTSPSGVAVLPRAAVAATTVLDDSGPTPATLAASPVLSLAVTTAPASPALSTVATLGTVTRDRQTDVPPPAGAASNGPV, from the exons GTGATTGTGTTCTTGAAGAAGAAGGACAAGTTCATCAGCCTGGTGTTGAAGCATATCGGCACCTCCGCCCTCATGGACCTGCTGCTGCGTCTGGTCAGCTGCGTGGAGCCTGCCGGGCTCCGACAGGAGGTCCTGCAC TGGCTCAGTGAGGAGCAGGTCATCCAGAGGCTCGTGGAGCTGGTCCACCCGAGTCAGGACGAAGAC TGGCTGGTTCCAGCCTGTACTCACCCGCAAGGAGGCAGCTCCGGAGGAGACCCCCTGTGGCAGAAGCGTGCAGGGTGGCTGCGGTGTCACTGTGGAGAGTGTGAG AGGCAGTCCAATGCTTCCCAGACGCTCTGTGACATCATCAGGCTGGGCAGAGAGCAGGGCAGCCAGCTGCACGAGGCTCCAGAGCCAGACCCCCTCCTCACAGCACTGGAGTC GCAGGACTGCGTGGAGCAGCTGCTGAAGAACATGTTCGATGGAGACCACACTGAGCTCTGCCTTGTCAGCGGGACGCAGGTGCTGCTCGCCTTGCTGGAGACCCGGCGGGCCGG GACCGAGGGCTTGGTGGACGCTTGCTCTCAGGGACTGGACAGGCCGTGCACCGTCAGCAGCGGCGTCCTGCATGGCATTGAGCCGCGGCTGAAGGACTTCCACCAGCTTCTGCTCAGCCCGCCAAAG AAAAAAGCGATCCTGACCACCATCGGCGTGCTGGAGGAGCCCCTGGGCAGCGCCCGTCTGCACAGCGCCCGCCTCGTGGCTGCACTGCTGCACACGAACACGCCCAGCATCAACCAGGAGCTCTGCCGGCTCAACACCATGGGCTTACTGCTG GACCTGTTCTTTAAGTACACCTGGAATAACTTCTTGCACCTCCAAGTGGAACTGTGCATAGCTGCGATCCTGTCCCACGCTGCCTGGAAGGACAGGGCCGAGGCCAGTGGACCTGAGGGCAGGCTGGAGCCTCCACCCCTCAGCGGGGACCCAGAGACCCCCCAGCCTGCTGCCAGCTGCCCCGAGAACACGATGGTGACCCAT CTGTTCCAGAAGTGTTGTCTGGTCCAGAGGATCCTGGAGGCCTGGGAAGCCAACGACCACACACA GGCAGCAGGCGGCATGAGGCGTGGGAACATGGGCCACCTCACCCGGATTGCCAACGCAGTGGTACAGAACCTGGAGCGGGGCCCCATGCAGACCCCTGTCAGCGAGGTCATCCAAG GGCTCCCTGAAGACTGCCGTGGGCGGTGGGAGAGCTTCGTGGAGGAGACACTGACGGAGGCCAACCGCAGGAACGCGGTGGACCTG GTCAGCACCCACCACCTTCACCCCTCCAGCGAGGATGAGGACATGGAGGGCGTTTTCCCCAGCGAGCTGTCCCTTCAGCAG GCGTTCTCTGAGTACCAGGTCCAGCAGATGACGGCCACCTTTGTGGACCAGTTTGGCTTCAGTGACGAGGAGTTTGCCGAGCAGGACGACAGCGTCAA TGCCCCGTTTGACAGGATTGCAGATATAAGCTTCAGTGTGGACGCTGACGAGGACAGC CCTGGTGCAGCTCTGTTCGAGGCCTGCTGCAGCGACCACATTCAGCCCTTTGACGAAGAGGACGACCTCTGGGAGGATGAGGAGCCGCACCATGCCGCCCGTGTGACCAGAGCCAG GTTTGGGGGCCCTCGTGCTTCAGAGAGCTGCTCAAAGGATGGCCTGGAGCGTGGAGTCCAAGTCGGGGAAGGGAGCCTGGGAGCAGATGGGGATGCCGTGCGGGCGGGCACCTCTTGGGCCGTTGCCCCGACGGAGGGTCCGTGTGCTGAGGGTGGCTCGAAAG GAGCCACGTGGCCAGTGTTTGATGAGCCAGTGAACTCGGTGGCCTCGGTCCCAGGAGTGGCGGTGGACGTGGGTTCCAGCGTGTGGGCGGTCAGTGCCCCCAGCACCTCAGCTCCAGAGGAGAAAGGCTGGGCCAAGTTCACTGACTTCCAGCCTTTCTGCTG CGCTGAGTCGGGGCCCAGATGCAGTTCTCCGGTGGACATGGGTCCTAGCGATGCCCAGGGTAGCCTGAACCAGGGCCCAGAGAGAACAC TTGGCCCGgctgtccccagtgcctggaacgtGTATGTCACCAGGAAGGCCCCCCTCGTAGCCTCCAGCAGCCATGAGGACGAGCAGAAGGTGGCAGGTGCCTTGGAGGCTGTCGGTGTGGGTCCTGGCCACGAGGCCCCCCAGCTGCCCGTGTCAGTCCCCAG GGCTGGGTGCGCCACCAGCACACCACCAGACCCTGCCCCCCCTGCGCCTGCAGAAGTGACCTCTCCCTCGGGCGTGGCTGTCCTCCCCAGGGCTGCCGTGGCGGCCACCACAGTACTAGACGACTCTGGCCCCACCCCGGCCACCCTGGCAGCCTCTCCTGTGCTGTCCCTGGCCGTCACCACAgccccagccagcccagccctCTCCACGGTGGCCACCCTGGGTACAGTGACAAGGGACAG GCAGACAGACGTGCCGCCGCCTGCAGGAGCCGCCTCTAACGGCCCCGTGTGA
- the PPP6R2 gene encoding serine/threonine-protein phosphatase 6 regulatory subunit 2 isoform X13 — protein sequence MACELLTCDVPQINDRLGGDEALLNLLYSFLDREPPLNPLLASFFSKTIGNLIARKTEQVIVFLKKKDKFISLVLKHIGTSALMDLLLRLVSCVEPAGLRQEVLHWLSEEQVIQRLVELVHPSQDEDWLVPACTHPQGGSSGGDPLWQKRAGWLRCHCGECERQSNASQTLCDIIRLGREQGSQLHEAPEPDPLLTALESQDCVEQLLKNMFDGDHTELCLVSGTQVLLALLETRRAGTEGLVDACSQGLDRPCTVSSGVLHGIEPRLKDFHQLLLSPPKKKAILTTIGVLEEPLGSARLHSARLVAALLHTNTPSINQELCRLNTMGLLLDLFFKYTWNNFLHLQVELCIAAILSHAAWKDRAEASGPEGRLEPPPLSGDPETPQPAASCPENTMVTHLFQKCCLVQRILEAWEANDHTQAAGGMRRGNMGHLTRIANAVVQNLERGPMQTPVSEVIQGLPEDCRGRWESFVEETLTEANRRNAVDLVSTHHLHPSSEDEDMEGVFPSELSLQQAFSEYQVQQMTATFVDQFGFSDEEFAEQDDSVNAPFDRIADISFSVDADEDSPGAALFEACCSDHIQPFDEEDDLWEDEEPHHAARVTRARFGGPRASESCSKDGLERGVQVGEGSLGADGDAVRAGTSWAVAPTEGPCAEGGSKGATWPVFDEPVNSVASVPGVAVDVGSSVWAVSAPSTSAPEEKGWAKFTDFQPFCCAESGPRCSSPVDMGPSDAQGSLNQGPERTLGPAVPSAWNVYVTRKAPLVASSSHEDEQKVAGALEAVGVGPGHEAPQLPVSVPRAGCATSTPPDPAPPAPAEVTSPSGVAVLPRAAVAATTVLDDSGPTPATLAASPVLSLAVTTAPASPALSTVATLGTVTRDRQTDVPPPAGAASNGPV from the exons GTGATTGTGTTCTTGAAGAAGAAGGACAAGTTCATCAGCCTGGTGTTGAAGCATATCGGCACCTCCGCCCTCATGGACCTGCTGCTGCGTCTGGTCAGCTGCGTGGAGCCTGCCGGGCTCCGACAGGAGGTCCTGCAC TGGCTCAGTGAGGAGCAGGTCATCCAGAGGCTCGTGGAGCTGGTCCACCCGAGTCAGGACGAAGAC TGGCTGGTTCCAGCCTGTACTCACCCGCAAGGAGGCAGCTCCGGAGGAGACCCCCTGTGGCAGAAGCGTGCAGGGTGGCTGCGGTGTCACTGTGGAGAGTGTGAG AGGCAGTCCAATGCTTCCCAGACGCTCTGTGACATCATCAGGCTGGGCAGAGAGCAGGGCAGCCAGCTGCACGAGGCTCCAGAGCCAGACCCCCTCCTCACAGCACTGGAGTC GCAGGACTGCGTGGAGCAGCTGCTGAAGAACATGTTCGATGGAGACCACACTGAGCTCTGCCTTGTCAGCGGGACGCAGGTGCTGCTCGCCTTGCTGGAGACCCGGCGGGCCGG GACCGAGGGCTTGGTGGACGCTTGCTCTCAGGGACTGGACAGGCCGTGCACCGTCAGCAGCGGCGTCCTGCATGGCATTGAGCCGCGGCTGAAGGACTTCCACCAGCTTCTGCTCAGCCCGCCAAAG AAAAAAGCGATCCTGACCACCATCGGCGTGCTGGAGGAGCCCCTGGGCAGCGCCCGTCTGCACAGCGCCCGCCTCGTGGCTGCACTGCTGCACACGAACACGCCCAGCATCAACCAGGAGCTCTGCCGGCTCAACACCATGGGCTTACTGCTG GACCTGTTCTTTAAGTACACCTGGAATAACTTCTTGCACCTCCAAGTGGAACTGTGCATAGCTGCGATCCTGTCCCACGCTGCCTGGAAGGACAGGGCCGAGGCCAGTGGACCTGAGGGCAGGCTGGAGCCTCCACCCCTCAGCGGGGACCCAGAGACCCCCCAGCCTGCTGCCAGCTGCCCCGAGAACACGATGGTGACCCAT CTGTTCCAGAAGTGTTGTCTGGTCCAGAGGATCCTGGAGGCCTGGGAAGCCAACGACCACACACA GGCAGCAGGCGGCATGAGGCGTGGGAACATGGGCCACCTCACCCGGATTGCCAACGCAGTGGTACAGAACCTGGAGCGGGGCCCCATGCAGACCCCTGTCAGCGAGGTCATCCAAG GGCTCCCTGAAGACTGCCGTGGGCGGTGGGAGAGCTTCGTGGAGGAGACACTGACGGAGGCCAACCGCAGGAACGCGGTGGACCTG GTCAGCACCCACCACCTTCACCCCTCCAGCGAGGATGAGGACATGGAGGGCGTTTTCCCCAGCGAGCTGTCCCTTCAGCAG GCGTTCTCTGAGTACCAGGTCCAGCAGATGACGGCCACCTTTGTGGACCAGTTTGGCTTCAGTGACGAGGAGTTTGCCGAGCAGGACGACAGCGTCAA TGCCCCGTTTGACAGGATTGCAGATATAAGCTTCAGTGTGGACGCTGACGAGGACAGC CCTGGTGCAGCTCTGTTCGAGGCCTGCTGCAGCGACCACATTCAGCCCTTTGACGAAGAGGACGACCTCTGGGAGGATGAGGAGCCGCACCATGCCGCCCGTGTGACCAGAGCCAG GTTTGGGGGCCCTCGTGCTTCAGAGAGCTGCTCAAAGGATGGCCTGGAGCGTGGAGTCCAAGTCGGGGAAGGGAGCCTGGGAGCAGATGGGGATGCCGTGCGGGCGGGCACCTCTTGGGCCGTTGCCCCGACGGAGGGTCCGTGTGCTGAGGGTGGCTCGAAAG GAGCCACGTGGCCAGTGTTTGATGAGCCAGTGAACTCGGTGGCCTCGGTCCCAGGAGTGGCGGTGGACGTGGGTTCCAGCGTGTGGGCGGTCAGTGCCCCCAGCACCTCAGCTCCAGAGGAGAAAGGCTGGGCCAAGTTCACTGACTTCCAGCCTTTCTGCTG CGCTGAGTCGGGGCCCAGATGCAGTTCTCCGGTGGACATGGGTCCTAGCGATGCCCAGGGTAGCCTGAACCAGGGCCCAGAGAGAACAC TTGGCCCGgctgtccccagtgcctggaacgtGTATGTCACCAGGAAGGCCCCCCTCGTAGCCTCCAGCAGCCATGAGGACGAGCAGAAGGTGGCAGGTGCCTTGGAGGCTGTCGGTGTGGGTCCTGGCCACGAGGCCCCCCAGCTGCCCGTGTCAGTCCCCAG GGCTGGGTGCGCCACCAGCACACCACCAGACCCTGCCCCCCCTGCGCCTGCAGAAGTGACCTCTCCCTCGGGCGTGGCTGTCCTCCCCAGGGCTGCCGTGGCGGCCACCACAGTACTAGACGACTCTGGCCCCACCCCGGCCACCCTGGCAGCCTCTCCTGTGCTGTCCCTGGCCGTCACCACAgccccagccagcccagccctCTCCACGGTGGCCACCCTGGGTACAGTGACAAGGGACAG GCAGACAGACGTGCCGCCGCCTGCAGGAGCCGCCTCTAACGGCCCCGTGTGA